The Paenibacillus spongiae nucleotide sequence CGTGTCCACATTCCTGACCGGGGCATCGACTCCGATCTTGATGGCCGTAAATCCTGCATCGACTTTGCGTATGGCGTTCGCCGCCATTTCCTCCGGGGTTGCGCCTCCGCAGTGGCTGTACATGCGAATCTTGTCGCGGCATCGGCCGCCAAGCATTTCATATACGGGCATGTTGTAATATTTCCCCTTGATGTCCCACATCGCTTGTTCCACGCCGCTGAGCGCGCTCACCAATACCGGACCCCCGCGGTAGAACGTCCCCCGGTACATGACCTGCCAATGATGCTCGATCCGGAGCGGATCTTCGCCGATCAAGTAACGTTTGAGCTCTTCAACGGCTGTCGCCACCGTCAATGCGCGGCCTTCGACGATCGGCTCTCCCCATCCGGCTATGCCTTCATCGGTTTCGATCTTCAGAAACAACCATCTCGGCTTAACATGGAACAGCTTTAAATCCGTTATTTTCATGATATTGACCTCCTATTGTGATCACGTATCAAGATCGTTCAGCCCAAACCGGAAGCAGCGCGCCCCCATCCATATACAAGGTCGTTCCAGTTATATATCCGGCACTGTCGGAAGCAAGATATACCGCCGCCTCTCCGACCTCCATCGGCGTCGCAAACCTGCCGAGCGGAATCCGCGACGAGACGGAATCGATATAAGGCTTGGCCTTCACTTGATCTACCTTCTCGATCATCGTATAGCCCGGAGCAATCCCCGTCACCCGTATTCCATGGGCAGCCAGATCGAGCGCCATGTTCATCGTTAATTTGTTGACAGCTGCTTTGGCCGCCGCATATACGGTCGAATTGGACCACGTGCCGGAAGCATGGTTGGAGCTGATATTGATGATCGCCCCTTTCGTGCCCTGTCCGACCATCAGCCTTGCGGCATGCTGCGAGCAGAAATACAGTCCCTTCAAATCGGTGTTCATCACTTCGTCGTACAGCTCTGGCGTCGTCTCCAGGAAAGGCTTCATACGCGTAATGCCGGAATTATTGACATGAACATCCAGTCGCTTGAAGCGCGCGGAGAACTGTCGGAATAAGGATTCGATACCCGCCATGCCCGATATATCCGCTTGTACCGCTTCTGCGGATCCACCGGAATCTCTGATTAACCGAACCGTCTCCTCAGCCATGTCCGCACTTTGGTTATAATGGACGCATACCTCGTATCCGGCTCGCGCGAATGCGAGCGCGATGCCTCTTCCGATCCCTCTTCCTGCCCCCGTAACAAGCGCTACCTTATTGTCCATCCTCTCCACTTCACTCCCATCTTCCGATCCATAAGGATCCGCTATCGTTTACGCTCAACCTTTCAATCCGGTGAACGAGACGCCCTTCTCGATCAGCTTCTGGCATGTAATAATGATGATCATGAGCGGTATCGTGGCGACAACGAGGCTGGACATGACGACATTGGCCCCCATGCTCTGCCGGTTCTGGAAGTCGTTCAGCGCTACCGTGAAGGTCCAAACCGACGGCGAACGGGCAATAACGAGCGGCCACAGAAATTCGTTCCACACGGCAATGAAGGTCATGACGGAAACGACGGTGAAGATCGGGGCGGACATCGGCACGATCAGCCACCAATAAATCCGGAACTCCGAAGCGCCGTCAATTCGAGCCGCCTGCAGCAGCTCGCCCGGAAGCTGCTCGAAAAAGCCTTTAAATAAAAATATTACGATTCCCCATGCGGTATGCGGCAAAATAATCCCCCAAAGCGTGTTGACCAGATGAAGCTTATCCATCGTCAAATAAAGCGGAACCAGAATGGCAATTTCCGGAATCATGATCGTTGCGACGAAGAACAGCGTAAGTCCGCTCCCGATACGTCCGCGTACCAGATGCGCCAGGGCGAACCCGGCCATACCGCCAATGATGAGGTGGCTTATGATGGATGCGAATGTCACGATGACGCTGTTCATCAAGAAGTGCGGAAATCCATACGAACCCTCGCTTCCGCCTGCAAATTGAGCCAATACGAGATAATTATCGAATAATCTCCGCCAGTCCTTCTTCTCGGTAATGGACATGACTTGCCCGGCAATATGGGAAGAATCGGAGAACTTGCTCTGCACGGCGCCCGACAGCTCCGGAAGCTGCCCGGACAGCGACGTTTCTCCGCTATACTTCGGTCCGTTATCCATCCATTCGAATTTCGTTAGTTCCCGTTCACGGATAATGGGGATCTTATTGCGCATCGACGTGTCGTTGAACAGCTGAGTCGGCACGATTTCGGGCCGTCCAGCCGTAAACTTATAGGAGGGCATGTCAGCTTCATATACGATGACCCCCTCTTTGACGCCGGTAACCGCGAGTGATCCGATGGCGTCATTCTGCATTTTCTTCCATGTAAACCAGATCGCCTTCATGGCATCCAGCTCGAACTCCTCGGCCTTGCTAAGCTCTGTTCCATCGTAATTGAGCGTGACAGATACCGCTTTCGGCGTTTCGGGTATCCATTTGGGCGGAAATTGATAAATTGTAATGTTGTCCTTCATAGAAGATCCGATCATCCAGATCAGAGGAATGACGGATACCACAATGAATATTGCCGCGACGGAGTAGGAGACGATCTTGACCGATGCGGCGCCCCTCTCCCGTATGCGATTTCCAGCAGCCATTGGGCAGCTCCTTTCCCTGTACTTAGCGTCAATCCGTTCTGGATACTCGAATTTGTATATACGTGATGGCGGCTATAATAATGAACATGACGAATGATATCGCGCCTGCCACGCCGAATCGAAACTCCTTGAAGGAACTGTCGAACACGAGCATCGATAACGTCCGGGTCGAATTCGCAGGCCCGCCGCCGGTCATGATATACATCGGATCGAAGGTCAGGAACACGCCGGATATGAACGCGATAAATTGAATGCCGATAACGAACTTCATACTTGGGAATACGATCGAAACCATTCGCTTCCACGGTCCTGCTCCATCGATTTTGGCGGCTTCGATATTCTCGCTCGGAATGCCCTGAAGCGCGGAATAGTAGATCAGCATGCTCATCCCGGCTCCGAATATACCCGGCATGACGATGGCCCATTTAGCCATTGCAGGATCGTTCAGCCAGCCGTACGGACCAAGGCCGATAAATTCCAGCAAGTAATTAAGCAGTCCGTAGTCCGGATTATAGAGCCACTTCCACAGCAGATATCCGGCTACGGCCGGAACGGTTGTGGGCAGCAAATACAGCACGCGGATCGTCTTGTTCGCGAAACGAATTTCATTGAGCAGAATCGCTTGGACGATCGGAACCCAGAAGGTCAGGATAAAATAGATAAAGAAGAATGCAATCGTGTTCCACAGCGCATTCCAGAACTCCGTCGAATTCAACAGATAGCTATAATTGGAAAAGCCTACGAACTTCCCCGGTGGATCGATGACTTTGTAATCAAAGAAGCTCATGTAGACGGCCTGCACCAGCGGGTAATATTTAAAGAGCAAGAAAGCAATGACAGCCGGCGTCAGAAAGAGGATCGGCGTCCAAGGTATCCTCCTTCTTCTCCAGGATA carries:
- a CDS encoding SDR family NAD(P)-dependent oxidoreductase, encoding MDNKVALVTGAGRGIGRGIALAFARAGYEVCVHYNQSADMAEETVRLIRDSGGSAEAVQADISGMAGIESLFRQFSARFKRLDVHVNNSGITRMKPFLETTPELYDEVMNTDLKGLYFCSQHAARLMVGQGTKGAIINISSNHASGTWSNSTVYAAAKAAVNKLTMNMALDLAAHGIRVTGIAPGYTMIEKVDQVKAKPYIDSVSSRIPLGRFATPMEVGEAAVYLASDSAGYITGTTLYMDGGALLPVWAERS
- a CDS encoding carbohydrate ABC transporter permease; the encoded protein is MAAGNRIRERGAASVKIVSYSVAAIFIVVSVIPLIWMIGSSMKDNITIYQFPPKWIPETPKAVSVTLNYDGTELSKAEEFELDAMKAIWFTWKKMQNDAIGSLAVTGVKEGVIVYEADMPSYKFTAGRPEIVPTQLFNDTSMRNKIPIIRERELTKFEWMDNGPKYSGETSLSGQLPELSGAVQSKFSDSSHIAGQVMSITEKKDWRRLFDNYLVLAQFAGGSEGSYGFPHFLMNSVIVTFASIISHLIIGGMAGFALAHLVRGRIGSGLTLFFVATIMIPEIAILVPLYLTMDKLHLVNTLWGIILPHTAWGIVIFLFKGFFEQLPGELLQAARIDGASEFRIYWWLIVPMSAPIFTVVSVMTFIAVWNEFLWPLVIARSPSVWTFTVALNDFQNRQSMGANVVMSSLVVATIPLMIIIITCQKLIEKGVSFTGLKG
- a CDS encoding carbohydrate ABC transporter permease, whose translation is MKPVMEPKMQPRPVISWRRRRIPWTPILFLTPAVIAFLLFKYYPLVQAVYMSFFDYKVIDPPGKFVGFSNYSYLLNSTEFWNALWNTIAFFFIYFILTFWVPIVQAILLNEIRFANKTIRVLYLLPTTVPAVAGYLLWKWLYNPDYGLLNYLLEFIGLGPYGWLNDPAMAKWAIVMPGIFGAGMSMLIYYSALQGIPSENIEAAKIDGAGPWKRMVSIVFPSMKFVIGIQFIAFISGVFLTFDPMYIMTGGGPANSTRTLSMLVFDSSFKEFRFGVAGAISFVMFIIIAAITYIQIRVSRTD